One segment of Solanum lycopersicum chromosome 1, SLM_r2.1 DNA contains the following:
- the LOC101264373 gene encoding cyclin-P3-1 isoform X3 — MIMGAEGFGTKSGISKTYTNMGLNEYDRGDKGNPKILWIVASVIERSVQKNEKGLKGSNKRGAVTVFHGTRAPVLTVQQYIERIFKYSNCSPSCFVVAYIYLERFLNLTDCLLTSLNVHRLLITSIMLAVKFVDDDCYNNAYYAKVGGITTRELNKLELSSKMILGAEG, encoded by the exons ATGATCATGGGAGCAGAGGGTTTTGGTACAAAATCTGGGATTTCAAAAACTTATACAAATATGGGGTTGAATGAATATGATAGAGGAGATAAAGGAAATCCGAAGATTCTATGGATCGTAGCTTCAGTTATTGAGAGGTCAGTTCAAAAGAATGAGAAGGGATTGAAGGGATCGAATAAGAGAGGTGCTGTTACTGTCTTCCATGGTACAAGAGCCCCTGTTTTGACCGTTCAGCAGTACATTGAGCGCATTTTTAAGTACTCCAACTGCAGTCCTTCGTGTTTCGTGGTTGCGTATATATATTTGGAGAGATTTCTCAATCTGACTGATTGTTTACTCACCTCTCTTAATGTTCACCGGcttctcatcactagcatcatgTTGGCTGTCAAGTTTGTAGATGATGa CTGCTACAACAATGCTTATTATGCAAAAGTAGGAGGAATAACGACAAGAGAACTGAACAAGCTTGAG CTATCCTCGAAAATGATCTTAGGAGCAGAGGGTTAG
- the LOC101263475 gene encoding probable pectinesterase/pectinesterase inhibitor 25 — protein MRKHFLTISLILFSLALPIFSELNQSACKSSLYPKLCRSLLSAFQHSPSNPNDDYSKFSVKQCQKKANKLSSLIAHFLSTQKQRSLFVNPKEISALTDCQQLTQLTVDYLNSISAELKKADVSTTSEDLVGKIHTLLSAVVTNQQTCYEGLKEAGSSMVDELLAPLSNAGEIYSVSLGLVTHALERVRKSRKSGRLLAEQGGVMEEEWARRSRFMASKVKQALERSHQRDGRILDELVENGVHIKETVTVSPYGGCNFTSIGEAIAFAPNNSMIDDGYFLIYAKEGYYEEYVVVAKNKKNIMLIGEGVDRTVIAGNRSVIDGWTTYNSATFAVSGERFVAVNITFKNVAGPWKHQAVALRNNADLSTFYRCCFEGYQDTLYVHSLRQFYRDCDIYGTVDFIFGNAAAIFQNCNLFARKPMPDQKNIFTAQGRSDPNQNTGISIQNCTIQAAPDLAQDPNLTLSFLGRPWHNYSRTVIMQSYLGDVITPVGWLEWNGTYGLDTLYYGEFENYGPGANTTMRVQWPGYSLMNASQAMNFTVYNFTMGDTWLPYTNVPFSQGL, from the exons ATGCGGAAGCATTTCCTCACAATTTCtctcattcttttttctttagctCTTCCGATTTTCAGCGAATTAAATCAATCAGCATGCAAATCCTCACTTTACCCAAAACTTTGCCGCTCCCTTCTCTCTGCATTTCAGCATTCTCCTTCTAACCCAAATGACGACTACAGCAAATTCTCCGTAAAGCAATGCCAGAAAAAAGCCAACAAATTATCCAGTTTAATCGCGCATTTCCTCTCAACGCAGAAACAGAGATCGTTATTCGTTAATCCTAAAGAGATTAGCGCATTGACCGATTGCCAGCAGCTCACTCAACTCACAGTCGATTACTTAAATTCAATTTCGGCCGAGTTGAAAAAAGCTGATGTCTCCACTACTTCAGAGGATTTAGTTGGAAAAATCCATACATTGCTTAGTGCTGTGGTGACGAATCAGCAGACGTGTTATGAGGGACTGAAAGAAGCTGGTAGCAGTATGGTGGATGAACTATTGGCGCCGCTGAGCAATGCCGGAGAAATCTACAGTGTGTCTCTTGGATTGGTGACGCATGCATTGGAGCGCGTTCGGAAATCCAGAAAGAGCGGTAGATTGTTGGCGGAACAGGGAGGAGTGATGGAGGAAGAGTGGGCACGCCGTTCGAGATTCATGGCTTCCAAG GTTAAACAAGCACTGGAGAGGTCTCATCAAAGGGATGGAAGGATTCTTGACGAGTTAGTAGAAAATGGAGTTCACATTAAGGAAACTGTAACAGTTAGCCCATATGGTGGATGCAACTTTACATCGATAGGAGAAGCAATTGCATTTGCACCTAATAACTCAATGATTGACGATGGCTATTTTCTCATCTACGCAAAGGAAGGATACTACGAGGAGTATGTTGTTGTGGCCAAGAACAAGAAGAACATTATGTTGATTGGAGAAGGAGTTGATCGCACTGTGATTGCTGGAAATCGAAGTGTCATAGATGGCTGGACAACCTACAATTCAGCAACCTTTG CTGTTTCAGGGGAGCGGTTTGTAGCTGTGAACATAACATTCAAGAATGTAGCTGGTCCTTGGAAACACCAAGCTGTAGCTCTAAGGAACAATGCAGACCTTTCCACGTTCTACAGATGTTGTTTTGAGGGCTATCAAGACACGTTATACGTGCACTCTTTAAGACAATTCTATAGAGACTGCGATATTTATGGTACTGTTGACTTCATATTTGGCAATGCAGCTGCAATTTTCCAAAATTGCAATCTTTTTGCTAGGAAGCCAATGCCAGACCAAAAGAACATCTTCACAGCACAAGGCCGGAGTGATCCCAACCAGAACACTGGCATTTCTATCCAGAATTGCACAATTCAAGCTGCCCCTGATTTGGCACAGGACCCGAATCTCACGTTGAGTTTTCTTGGCCGGCCTTGGCACAATTACTCAAGGACTGTTATCATGCAGTCCTATTTAGGAGATGTGATCACGCCTGTTGGATGGTTAGAGTGGAACGGAACGTATGGACTAGACACCCTTTATTATGGGGAGTTTGAGAATTATGGACCAGGGGCTAATACTACAATGAGAGTACAATGGCCTGGTTATAGCTTAATGAATGCTTCACAAGCAATGAACTTTACTGTCTATAATTTCACTATGGGAGATACTTGGTTGCCTTACACAAATGTTCCTTTTTCTCAAGGACTGTAG
- the LOC101264373 gene encoding cyclin-P3-1 isoform X1, producing MIMGAEGFGTKSGISKTYTNMGLNEYDRGDKGNPKILWIVASVIERSVQKNEKGLKGSNKRGAVTVFHGTRAPVLTVQQYIERIFKYSNCSPSCFVVAYIYLERFLNLTDCLLTSLNVHRLLITSIMLAVKFVDDDCYNNAYYAKVGGITTRELNKLEVKFLAALDFRLHVSVESFDKYCLQLEKDSNEKLQIDRPIRIFAWGKGLVNKNISNGSPTVGGYSCRAF from the exons ATGATCATGGGAGCAGAGGGTTTTGGTACAAAATCTGGGATTTCAAAAACTTATACAAATATGGGGTTGAATGAATATGATAGAGGAGATAAAGGAAATCCGAAGATTCTATGGATCGTAGCTTCAGTTATTGAGAGGTCAGTTCAAAAGAATGAGAAGGGATTGAAGGGATCGAATAAGAGAGGTGCTGTTACTGTCTTCCATGGTACAAGAGCCCCTGTTTTGACCGTTCAGCAGTACATTGAGCGCATTTTTAAGTACTCCAACTGCAGTCCTTCGTGTTTCGTGGTTGCGTATATATATTTGGAGAGATTTCTCAATCTGACTGATTGTTTACTCACCTCTCTTAATGTTCACCGGcttctcatcactagcatcatgTTGGCTGTCAAGTTTGTAGATGATGa CTGCTACAACAATGCTTATTATGCAAAAGTAGGAGGAATAACGACAAGAGAACTGAACAAGCTTGAGGTAAAATTCTTGGCAGCTCTTGATTTCCGACTGCACGTAAGTGTTGAGAGCTTTGATAAGTACTGCTTGCAGCTAGAGAAAGATAGCAATGAGAAATTACAGATTGATCGACCTATCCGAATTTTTGCATGGGGAAAGGGTTTGGTAAACAAGAACATATCAAATGGTTCACCTACAGTTGGAGGATACTCTTGTAGAGCTTTCTAG
- the LOC101264076 gene encoding putative UDP-glucuronate:xylan alpha-glucuronosyltransferase 4 — translation MAVTKSKSYTLSLIFLSIFLFYLTLTCKLRPKNHDIPIPNLEKPTFRQNIVMPMEHVTSKPQWFQLLQDEIKDKSTLKIGLVNLDDVLFFDYVGLHGAKNMETFDVKFPKVSNKIKWKDLFPEWIDEKEVSAKPTCPEIPMPVFDKYDESDVIIAKVPCKHVGMDVSRDVFRLQVNLVVANLLVKIGGLNKNRPVYAVFIGDCGPMWEIFRCEDMLLHEENLWVYKPELIRLKQKILMPVGSCQLAPPISEQEQESWKSYPVSALDKTFHKPREAYVTVIHSSEAYVCGAIALAQSIILTNSTRDLVLLADDSISEKSLHGLRAAGWKIKKIKRIRSPHAPKNAYNEWNYSKLRIWQLIEYDKVIFIDSDFVVFRNIDQFFSYPELSAAGNDGYIFNSGVMIIEPSKCKFQTLMNKRFEVDSYNGGDQGFLNEMFVWWHRWPTKLNTLKIFVNSNHRHLPDDSYTVHYLGLKPWLCYEDYDCNWDKMESQLFASDSAHGRWWKVYKKMSMELREYCALTPQMDARIVKWRRKAKKANFSDGHWRIQVKDPRKLSN, via the exons atggCAGTTACAAAGTCAAAATCATATACACTTTCTCTCATATTTCTCTCCATATTCCTCTTCTACCTAACTCTAACTTGCAAATTAAGACCAAAAAATCATGATATTCCAATCCCAAACCTAGAAAAACCAACTTTTAGACAAAATATTGTTATGCCCATGGAACATGTCACTAGTAAACCTCAATGGTTTCAACTTTTACAAGACGAAATCAAGGATAAATCAACCCTAAAAATTGGCCTAGTCAACCTTGATGATGTCTTGTTTTTCGACTACGTTGGATTGCACGGGGCGAAAAATATGGAGACGTTCGATGTAAAATTCCCCAAGGTTTCGAATAAAATTAAGTGGAAAGACTTATTTCCAGAATGGATCGATGAAAAAGAGGTATCAGCGAAGCCTACTTGCCCAGAAATCCCAATGCCAGTGTTCGACAAGTACGATGAATCGGATGTGATCATTGCAAAGGTTCCATGTAAGCACGTAGGGATGGATGTTTCTAGGGATGTTTTTAGGTTACAAGTTAACTTAGTGGTAGCTAACTTGTTGGTAAAAATTGGTGGTTTGAATAAAAATCGACCCGTTTACGCGGTGTTTATAGGCGATTGTGGGCCCATGTGGGAGATTTTCCGATGTGAAGACATGTTGTTGCATGAAGAGAATTTATGGGTTTATAAACCTGAGTTAATAAGGCTGAAGCAAAAAATTCTCATGCCTGTTGGTAGTTGTCAGCTTGCTCCTCCAATTTCAGAACAAG AACAAGAATCTTGGAAGAGTTACCCGGTATCAGCACTGGACAAAACGTTCCACAAACCAAGAGAGGCATATGTGACAGTTATACATTCCTCAGAAGCTTATGTTTGTGGAGCAATAGCTTTAGCACAAAGCATTATTCTAACTAACTCAACAAGAGACCTTGTTCTACTAGCAGATGACTCAATTTCAGAAAAATCACTTCATGGTCTCAGAGCAGCAGGatggaaaatcaagaaaatcaaaagaataaGAAGTCCACATGCCCCCAAAAACGCGTACAACGAATGGAATTACAGCAAGCTAAGGATATGGCAACTCATAGAATACGACAAAGTCATATTCATCGATTCAGATTTCGTTGTTTTCAGAAACATTGATCAGTTCTTTTCGTATCCGGAACTATCAGCCGCTGGAAACGATGGTTACATTTTCAATTCAGGTGTTATGATCATTGAACCATCAAAATGCAAGTTTCAGACTTTAATGAACAAAAGGTTTGAAGTAGATTCTTATAATGGGGGCGATCAAGGTTTTCTAAATGAAATGTTTGTGTGGTGGCATAGATGGCCTACTAAGCTAAATACACTCAAGATATTTGTAAATTCAAATCATCGCCATCTTCCTGATGATTCATACACCGTGCATTATTTGGGATTAAAGCCATGGTTGTGTTACGAGGATTATGATTGCAATTGGGATAAAATGGAATCGCAATTATTTGCGAGTGATTCAGCTCATGGGAGATGGTGGAAAGTGTACAAGAAAATGTCAATGGAACTTAGGGAATATTGTGCATTGACACCACAAATGGATGCAAGGATAgtaaaatggagaagaaaagcTAAAAAAGCTAATTTTTCAGATGGACATTGGAGGATTCAAGTGAAAGATCCAAGAAAACTTTCCAATTGA
- the LOC101264070 gene encoding mitochondrial Rho GTPase 1 isoform X1 — MAGGGSAAGKGDAPTVRIVVAGDAKTGKSSLILTAATDTYPPNVPPVLPPTRLPDDIYPDKVPVTIIDTSSSPENRGKLVEELKKADAVVLTYACDKPATLDRLSTFWLPELRRLEVRVPVVVVGCMLDKRDEQYPVSLEQVMSPIMQQFREIETCIECSAFRHIQIPEVFYYAQKAVLHPTAPLFDQEAQTLKPRCVRALKRIFILCDLDRDGALSDAELNDFQVKCFNAPLQPSEIVGVKRVVQEKLQEGVNEQGLTLTGFLFLHALFIEKGRLETTWTVLRKFGYNNEIRLSEDQLLPPIKRHPDQSVELTNDALDFLRRIFFTFDIDGDGALRSNELDDLFSTAPENPWSNAPYKDAAEKDALGGLSVDGFLSEWALMTLLDPVYSVENLIYIGYAGDPSSAIRVTRRRRLDRKKQQSDRNVYQCFVFGPKEAGKSAILNSFIGRPFPEEYQSTTGDQYAVNVVDLGGAKKSLVLREIPEDEVKKLLSSKDALADCDIAIFVHDSSCEASWKRAADLLVDVASHGEATGYEMPCLIVAAKDDLEPYLTEIQDSTRVSQDLGIEAPIPISTKLGDFSNLFRRIVNAAEHPHLSIPETEAGRSRKQYHRLVNRSLMFVSVGAAVAVVGLAAYRVYAARKNASS, encoded by the exons ATGGCAGGAGGTGGTTCAGCTGCTGGAAAGGGTGATGCCCCAACTGTTAGGATAGTGGTTGCAGGTGATGCTAAAACTGGAAAGTCTAGCTTGATCTTGACAGCCGCCACTGATACTTATCCACCCAATGTCCCTCCGGTGTTGCCGCCTACAAGGCTACCTGATGATATCTATCCTGATAAAGTACCTGTAACTATTATTGATACGTCTTCTAG TCCTGAAAATAGAGGTAAACTTGTGGAAGAGCTGAAGAAAGCTGATGCAGTTGTATTAACTTATGCTTGTGATAAGCCTGCAACTCTTGATCGGCTGAGTACTTTCTGGCTTCCTGAACTCCGCAGATTGGAG GTTAGGGTTCCCGTTGTTGTCGTGGGTTGCATGCTAGATAAGAGGGATGAACAGTACCCTGTCAGTTTGGAGCAGGTGATGTCACCAATTATGCAACAATTTCGAGAGATCGAAACTTGTATTGAATGTTCAGCATTTAGACATATACAG ATTCCTGAGGTTTTCTACTATGCCCAAAAAGCCGTGCTTCATCCAACTGCTCCACTATTCGATCAGGAGGCCCAAACTTTAAAGCCTCGATGTGTCAGGGCTTTAAAGCGAATATTTATTCTTTGTGATCTTGATAGAGATGGTGCCCTAAGTGATGCAGAGTTGAATGATTTTCAG GTCAAATGCTTCAATGCTCCACTACAGCCTTCTGAAATAGTTGGTGTTAAGAGAGTCGTTCAAGAAAAATTACAGGAAGGTGTCAATGAACAGGGTCTTACATTGACAGGTTTCCTCTTTCTTCATGCACTGTTTATTGAAAAAGGGCGTCTGGAGACAACCTGGACTGTCCTGCGAAAATTTGGCTACAATAACGAGATCAGGCTGAGTGAGGATCAGCTTCTTCCCCCCATCAAGAGACATCCTGACCAG AGTGTGGAGCTGACCAATGATGCATTGGACTTCCTCAGAAGAATCTTCTTCACATTTGACATCGATGGT GATGGTGCTCTTCGATCCAATGAGCTTGATGACTTGTTTTCCACTGCTCCAGAGAA CCCCTGGAGTAATGCTCCGTATAAGGATGCTGCTGAGAAGGATGCCTTGGGAGGACTCTCTGTTGATGGTTTTCTTTCAGAG TGGGCATTGATGACACTTCTTGATCCCGTTTATAGTGTCGAGAATCTTATATATATTGGATATGCTGGTGATCCTTCGTCTGCTATTCGTGTAACTCGAAGAAGACGTTTAGATCGCAAGAAGCAGCAATCAGATAGAAATGTCTATCAGTGTTTTGTTTTTGGGCCAAAAGAGGCTGGAAAATCAGCCATTCTGAATTCGTTTATTGGAAG GCCGTTCCCAGAAGAGTACCAATCAACTACAGGCGATCAATATGCAGTAAATGTTGTCGATCTAGGG GGGGCTAAAAAATCTCTTGTGCTACGAGAGATACCAGAAGATGAAGTGAAGAAGCTTCTATCTAGCAAGGATGCTTTAGCAGATTGCGATATAGCAATTTTTGTTCATGACAG TTCTTGTGAAGCTTCTTGGAAGAGAGCAGCAGATTTACTGGTGGATGTTGCCAGCCACGGAGAAGCCACTGGGTATGAGATGCCTTGTCTCATTGTAGCAGCTAAAGATGATCTGGAGCCGTATTTGACTGAAATTCAAGATTCTACCAGG gtTAGCCAGGATTTAGGGATAGAAGCTCCTATACCCATCAGCACGAAGCTTGGGGATTTCAGTAATTTGTTCCGAAGGATAGTTAATGCAGCGGAACATCCACATTTGAGCATCCCCGAGACTGAAGCGGGAAGAAGCCGTAAGCAATATCATCGGCTCGTCAATCGATCTCTTATGTTTGTATCAG TTGGGGCTGCTGTAGCTGTTGTGGGCCTGGCAGCTTACCGTGTTTATGCTGCGCGGAAGAATGCATCGAGCTGA
- the LOC101264373 gene encoding cyclin-P3-1 isoform X2 produces the protein MIMGAEGFGTKSGISKTYTNMGLNEYDRGDKGNPKILWIVASVIERSVQKNEKGLKGSNKRGAVTVFHGTRAPVLTVQQYIERIFKYSNCSPSCFVVAYIYLERFLNLTDCLLTSLNVHRLLITSIMLAVKFVDDDCYNNAYYAKVGGITTRELNKLELEKDSNEKLQIDRPIRIFAWGKGLVNKNISNGSPTVGGYSCRAF, from the exons ATGATCATGGGAGCAGAGGGTTTTGGTACAAAATCTGGGATTTCAAAAACTTATACAAATATGGGGTTGAATGAATATGATAGAGGAGATAAAGGAAATCCGAAGATTCTATGGATCGTAGCTTCAGTTATTGAGAGGTCAGTTCAAAAGAATGAGAAGGGATTGAAGGGATCGAATAAGAGAGGTGCTGTTACTGTCTTCCATGGTACAAGAGCCCCTGTTTTGACCGTTCAGCAGTACATTGAGCGCATTTTTAAGTACTCCAACTGCAGTCCTTCGTGTTTCGTGGTTGCGTATATATATTTGGAGAGATTTCTCAATCTGACTGATTGTTTACTCACCTCTCTTAATGTTCACCGGcttctcatcactagcatcatgTTGGCTGTCAAGTTTGTAGATGATGa CTGCTACAACAATGCTTATTATGCAAAAGTAGGAGGAATAACGACAAGAGAACTGAACAAGCTTGAG CTAGAGAAAGATAGCAATGAGAAATTACAGATTGATCGACCTATCCGAATTTTTGCATGGGGAAAGGGTTTGGTAAACAAGAACATATCAAATGGTTCACCTACAGTTGGAGGATACTCTTGTAGAGCTTTCTAG
- the LOC101263770 gene encoding glyceraldehyde-3-phosphate dehydrogenase, cytosolic-like, with protein MFKYDSVHGQWKNNELKVKDEKTLLFDEKPVTVFGIRNPEEIPWAEAGAEYIVESTGVFIDKDKVAAHLKGGAKKVVISAPSKDAPMFVVGVNEKEYKPDLNIVSNASCTTNCLAPLAKVIHDRFGIVEGLMTTVHSITATQKTVDGPSAKDWRGGRDASFNIIPSSTGAAKAVGKVLPSLNGKLTGMSFRVPTVDVSVVDRTVRLEKEATYDEIKAAIMLNSFTFEHLRCHLLS; from the exons ATGTTTAAGTATGACAGTGTTCACGGTCAATGGAAGAACAATGAGCTCAAGGTTAAGGATGAGAAGACTCTTCTCTTTGATGAGAAGCCTGTTACTGTATTTGGCATAAG AAACCCAGAGGAAATCCCATGGGCTGAGGCTGGAGCAGAGTACATCGTGGAGTCAACTGGAGTCTTCATTGATAAAGACAAGGTTGCTGCCCACTTGAAG GGTGGTGCTAAGAAAGTAGTCATTTCTGCTCCTAGCAAGGATGCACCTATGTTTGTTGTTGGTGTCAATGAAAAGGAATACAAGCCAGACCTCAACATCGTTTCTAATGCTAGCTGTACTACTAACTGCCTTGCACCTCTGGCAAAG GTTATTCATGACAGGTTTGGAATCGTTGAGGGTCTTATGACTACAGTTCACTCCATAACCG cCACCCAGAAAACTGTTGATGGACCATCAGCTAAGGACTGGAGGGGAGGAAGAGATGCATCATTCAACATTATCCCCAGCAGCACTGGAGCTGCAAAGGCTGTTGGAAAGGTGCTACCATCATTGAATGGAAAGTTAACAGGAATGTCTTTCCGAGTTCCAACAGTCGATGTCTCTGTGGTTGATCGCACAGTGAGGTTGGAGAAAGAAGCCACCTATGATGAAATCAAGGCTGCTATCATGTTGAACTCATTTACTTTTGAACACTTGCGCTGTCACCTGCTAAgctga
- the LOC101264070 gene encoding mitochondrial Rho GTPase 1 isoform X2, translating to MLDKRDEQYPVSLEQVMSPIMQQFREIETCIECSAFRHIQIPEVFYYAQKAVLHPTAPLFDQEAQTLKPRCVRALKRIFILCDLDRDGALSDAELNDFQVKCFNAPLQPSEIVGVKRVVQEKLQEGVNEQGLTLTGFLFLHALFIEKGRLETTWTVLRKFGYNNEIRLSEDQLLPPIKRHPDQSVELTNDALDFLRRIFFTFDIDGDGALRSNELDDLFSTAPENPWSNAPYKDAAEKDALGGLSVDGFLSEWALMTLLDPVYSVENLIYIGYAGDPSSAIRVTRRRRLDRKKQQSDRNVYQCFVFGPKEAGKSAILNSFIGRPFPEEYQSTTGDQYAVNVVDLGGAKKSLVLREIPEDEVKKLLSSKDALADCDIAIFVHDSSCEASWKRAADLLVDVASHGEATGYEMPCLIVAAKDDLEPYLTEIQDSTRVSQDLGIEAPIPISTKLGDFSNLFRRIVNAAEHPHLSIPETEAGRSRKQYHRLVNRSLMFVSVGAAVAVVGLAAYRVYAARKNASS from the exons ATGCTAGATAAGAGGGATGAACAGTACCCTGTCAGTTTGGAGCAGGTGATGTCACCAATTATGCAACAATTTCGAGAGATCGAAACTTGTATTGAATGTTCAGCATTTAGACATATACAG ATTCCTGAGGTTTTCTACTATGCCCAAAAAGCCGTGCTTCATCCAACTGCTCCACTATTCGATCAGGAGGCCCAAACTTTAAAGCCTCGATGTGTCAGGGCTTTAAAGCGAATATTTATTCTTTGTGATCTTGATAGAGATGGTGCCCTAAGTGATGCAGAGTTGAATGATTTTCAG GTCAAATGCTTCAATGCTCCACTACAGCCTTCTGAAATAGTTGGTGTTAAGAGAGTCGTTCAAGAAAAATTACAGGAAGGTGTCAATGAACAGGGTCTTACATTGACAGGTTTCCTCTTTCTTCATGCACTGTTTATTGAAAAAGGGCGTCTGGAGACAACCTGGACTGTCCTGCGAAAATTTGGCTACAATAACGAGATCAGGCTGAGTGAGGATCAGCTTCTTCCCCCCATCAAGAGACATCCTGACCAG AGTGTGGAGCTGACCAATGATGCATTGGACTTCCTCAGAAGAATCTTCTTCACATTTGACATCGATGGT GATGGTGCTCTTCGATCCAATGAGCTTGATGACTTGTTTTCCACTGCTCCAGAGAA CCCCTGGAGTAATGCTCCGTATAAGGATGCTGCTGAGAAGGATGCCTTGGGAGGACTCTCTGTTGATGGTTTTCTTTCAGAG TGGGCATTGATGACACTTCTTGATCCCGTTTATAGTGTCGAGAATCTTATATATATTGGATATGCTGGTGATCCTTCGTCTGCTATTCGTGTAACTCGAAGAAGACGTTTAGATCGCAAGAAGCAGCAATCAGATAGAAATGTCTATCAGTGTTTTGTTTTTGGGCCAAAAGAGGCTGGAAAATCAGCCATTCTGAATTCGTTTATTGGAAG GCCGTTCCCAGAAGAGTACCAATCAACTACAGGCGATCAATATGCAGTAAATGTTGTCGATCTAGGG GGGGCTAAAAAATCTCTTGTGCTACGAGAGATACCAGAAGATGAAGTGAAGAAGCTTCTATCTAGCAAGGATGCTTTAGCAGATTGCGATATAGCAATTTTTGTTCATGACAG TTCTTGTGAAGCTTCTTGGAAGAGAGCAGCAGATTTACTGGTGGATGTTGCCAGCCACGGAGAAGCCACTGGGTATGAGATGCCTTGTCTCATTGTAGCAGCTAAAGATGATCTGGAGCCGTATTTGACTGAAATTCAAGATTCTACCAGG gtTAGCCAGGATTTAGGGATAGAAGCTCCTATACCCATCAGCACGAAGCTTGGGGATTTCAGTAATTTGTTCCGAAGGATAGTTAATGCAGCGGAACATCCACATTTGAGCATCCCCGAGACTGAAGCGGGAAGAAGCCGTAAGCAATATCATCGGCTCGTCAATCGATCTCTTATGTTTGTATCAG TTGGGGCTGCTGTAGCTGTTGTGGGCCTGGCAGCTTACCGTGTTTATGCTGCGCGGAAGAATGCATCGAGCTGA
- the LOC101264382 gene encoding putative UDP-glucuronate:xylan alpha-glucuronosyltransferase 4 produces MWKDLFPEWINENVPQKSSQCPEIPMPELEDYVNLDVVLARAPCENATNVFRLQVNLVVANLLVKNGLDSNDTYREIYVVFIGPCSPMLEIFRCDDQIWHEGNVWIYKPDLRRLKQKILMPVGSCQLASPFAVQGREVWRKYGSSSTSNKSAHKRREAYVTVLHSSESYVCGAISLAQSIILSKSTKDLILLVDNSISQETLHSLKLAGWKIKIIERIRNPHAKRGTYNEWNYSKLRIWQLTEYDKLIFVDADFLFFKNLDHFFVFPQLSAAGNCRHVFNSGIMIIEPSECTFKTLMEKTLTVVSYNGGDQGFLNEVFSWWHRWPAKLNFLKNFQTDESRKYEYPEDAYAMHYLGLKPWMCYKDYDCNWDVLEYRDFPNDLIHAKWWQVYDLMPKELQKYCDLTPEMDTRIRLERQKAKIANFSDGHWKIQVKDPRRLSDSDI; encoded by the exons ATGTGGAAAGACTTATTTCCTGAGTGGATCAATGAGAATGTGCCTCAAAAATCATCCCAATGTCCTGAAATTCCAATGCCTGAGCTTGAAGATTATGTGAATTTAGACGTTGTTTTGGCTAGGGCTCCTTGTGAAAATGCTACTAATGTGTTTAGGTTACAAGTGAACCTAGTTGTGGCTAATCTTTTGGTGAAAAATGGATTGGATAGTAACGATACTTATCGCGAAATTTACGTTGTTTTCATTGGACCTTGTAGCCCTATGCTTGAGATTTTCAGGTGTGATGATCAAATATGGCATGAAGGAAATGTATGGATTTACAAACCTGATTTGAGAAGACTCAAACAGAAAATTCTCATGCCTGTTGGATCTTGCCAACTTGCCAGTCCATTTGCTGTACAAG GTCGAGAAGTATGGAGAAAATATGGTTCGTCATCCACAAGCAACAAAAGTGCACACAAGCGAAGAGAGGCTTATGTTACTGTTCTTCACTCCTCAGAATCATATGTGTGTGGAGCAATATCTCTAGCACAAAGCATCATCTTATCCAAATCCACGAAAGACCTAATTCTTCTTGTCGACAACTCAATATCACAAGAAACTCTACATAGTCTCAAACTAGCAGGATGGAAGATCAAAATAATAGAAAGAATAAGAAACCCTCATGCAAAAAGAGGCACTTACAATGAATGGAACTACAGCAAGCTCCGGATATGGCAGCTAACAGAATATGACAAGCTTATCTTTGTAGATGCGGACTTCCTCTTCTTCAAGAATCTTGATCATTTCTTTGTGTTCCCACAGTTATCAGCTGCTGGTAACTGTAGGCATGTGTTCAACTCAGGGATCATGATAATCGAGCCATCGGAGTGTACTTTCAAAACCCTAATGGAGAAAACCCTAACTGTTGTTTCGTACAACGGAGGTGATCAAGGGTTTTTGAATGAGGTCTTTTCTTGGTGGCATAGGTGGCCTGCTAAActgaattttttgaagaatttccAGACAGATGAAAGTCGAAAATATGAATATCCTGAGGATGCATACGCAATGCATTACTTAGGTTTAAAGCCATGGATGTGTTACAAAGATTATGACTGTAATTGGGATGTTTTGGAATATAGGGACTTTCCAAATGATTTAATTCATGCAAAGTGGTGGCAAGTTTATGATTTAATGCCAAAGGAGCTTCAGAAATATTGTGATTTGACTCCAGAGATGGATACAAGGATAAGATTGGAGAGACAAAAGGCTAAAATTGCTAATTTTTCTGATGGCCATTGGAAAATTCAAGTGAAGGATCCAAGAAGACTTTCCGATTCTGAcatttga